One window of the Mycobacterium xenopi genome contains the following:
- the recD gene encoding exodeoxyribonuclease V subunit alpha codes for MTDTEVATGPTGLLHTFKQAGVLDVADVHVAERICALGREPDERVALAVAVLVRGLRAGSVCVDLAAVASTADADDVAWPEPAEWLAAVRASPLLGEPPVLRLYDDRLHYLDRYWREEDQVCTDLAALLTSTPAVELPALERLFPAGFEEQRQAAKLALSQQVTVLTGGPGTGKTTTVARLLALLAEQAEAAGASRPRIALAAPTGKAAARLQEAVAVELDKLDAADRARLGELQAMTLHRLLGSRPRTSSRFKHDRGNRLPHDVIVVDETSMVSLTLMARLLEAVRPQARLILVGDADQLASVEAGAVLADLVDGLSARTDVEVAALRTSHRFGESIGALADAIRVGDAERAVALLRSGDEHLEFVEDPDPTQRLRTILVPHALRLREAATLGAADQALAILGEHRLLCAHRDGPRGVRYWNRQVETWLAEETGMPTWSDWYAGRPLLVTANDYGLRVYNGDTGVAVAGPDGLRAAISGASGPLDYATSRLGDVETMHAMTIHKSQGSQADQVTVLLPQEDSRLLTRELLYTAVTRAKRKVRVVGSDDSVRTAIQRRALRASGLAQRLAASHGIHRPRVVVDSPEQFGK; via the coding sequence ATGACCGACACCGAAGTCGCTACCGGCCCCACCGGTCTGCTGCACACGTTCAAGCAGGCAGGTGTGCTGGACGTCGCGGATGTGCATGTGGCGGAACGGATTTGCGCACTCGGCCGGGAGCCGGACGAGCGGGTGGCGCTGGCCGTGGCAGTTTTGGTGCGCGGGCTGCGGGCCGGGTCGGTGTGCGTCGACCTGGCGGCGGTCGCCTCGACCGCCGACGCTGACGACGTCGCCTGGCCGGAACCCGCTGAGTGGCTGGCGGCGGTGCGGGCTAGCCCGCTGCTGGGCGAGCCGCCGGTGCTGCGTCTCTACGACGACCGGCTGCACTACCTGGACCGCTACTGGCGGGAGGAAGATCAGGTGTGCACCGACCTGGCGGCGTTGCTGACCTCGACGCCTGCGGTCGAGCTGCCCGCCCTCGAGCGGCTTTTCCCAGCCGGTTTCGAAGAGCAGCGGCAGGCGGCGAAACTGGCGCTGTCACAACAGGTTACGGTGTTGACCGGCGGGCCCGGCACCGGCAAGACCACCACCGTCGCACGGTTGCTCGCGCTGCTGGCCGAGCAGGCCGAAGCCGCTGGGGCGTCGCGGCCGCGGATCGCGTTGGCGGCACCGACCGGCAAGGCGGCGGCGCGGCTGCAGGAGGCGGTGGCGGTGGAGCTCGACAAGCTCGATGCGGCCGACCGGGCGCGGCTGGGCGAGCTGCAGGCGATGACGCTGCATCGGCTGCTCGGCTCGAGGCCCCGTACGTCTTCACGGTTCAAACACGATCGCGGGAACCGGTTGCCGCACGACGTGATTGTGGTCGACGAAACGTCCATGGTGTCGCTGACCTTGATGGCGCGGCTGCTGGAGGCGGTGCGTCCGCAAGCCCGCCTGATCCTGGTCGGCGACGCCGACCAGCTGGCGTCGGTGGAGGCCGGGGCGGTGCTGGCCGATTTGGTGGACGGGCTGTCGGCGCGCACCGATGTGGAGGTTGCGGCGCTGCGGACTTCGCACCGATTCGGCGAATCGATCGGGGCGCTGGCCGACGCGATCCGGGTCGGCGACGCCGAGCGTGCCGTGGCGCTGCTGCGGTCGGGCGACGAGCATCTCGAGTTCGTCGAGGATCCCGACCCGACCCAGCGACTGCGGACCATCCTGGTGCCGCACGCGCTTCGGTTGCGGGAGGCTGCGACTTTAGGCGCGGCCGACCAGGCGTTGGCGATCTTGGGTGAGCATCGCTTGTTATGCGCTCACCGCGACGGGCCTCGCGGTGTGCGGTACTGGAACCGCCAAGTCGAGACCTGGCTCGCCGAAGAGACGGGTATGCCGACGTGGTCGGACTGGTATGCCGGGCGGCCACTGCTGGTGACGGCCAACGACTATGGGCTGCGTGTCTACAACGGCGACACCGGGGTCGCGGTGGCGGGCCCGGATGGGTTGAGGGCCGCGATCTCGGGTGCGAGCGGACCGCTGGACTATGCGACCAGTCGGCTCGGCGACGTCGAAACCATGCACGCGATGACCATCCACAAATCCCAGGGCAGCCAGGCTGATCAGGTGACCGTGCTGTTGCCCCAAGAGGATTCGCGGCTGCTGACCCGAGAATTGTTGTATACCGCGGTAACCCGCGCCAAACGCAAGGTGCGGGTGGTCGGCTCGGACGACTCGGTGCGGACGGCAATTCAGCGGCGTGCGCTGCGAGCCAGCGGGCTAGCCCAGCGGCTGGCCGCGTCGCATGGGATTCATCGCCCCCGAGTAGTGGTTGACAGTCCTGAACAGTTCGGCAAGTAG